The following proteins are encoded in a genomic region of Nomascus leucogenys isolate Asia chromosome 17, Asia_NLE_v1, whole genome shotgun sequence:
- the NAT16 gene encoding probable N-acetyltransferase 16 isoform X1, translating into MQEGALGPFVCRGPDVETKGLIQVLNSLFFFRVMKLEASCGTATSEGPKPEKETARDAQPSSEIQPQEVEAEPRSGSGPEAEAEPLDFVVATEREFEEVLAISGGIYGGLDYLPSRYHSWLRDPDRTVVLAKRNGGVIALESVNVIDAGETALVEGLRVAPWERGKGVAGLLQRFCSQLVKRQHPGVKVARLTRDDQLGPRELKKYRLITKQGILLVRFNASALLAGLGARLAALRTSGTFSPLPTETVSEAGGDVARLLLSPSVQRDVLPGGTIIQDWQPYRPSESNLRLLAAKGLEWRVDSRARPRVLTLCTRPFPIPHGGDGTWRYLNIDAFGSDGAQVQSQLLWHLQRQAPRLAGLNVMCQLFLEPQLWSQLADFCQAGLGLELVKGYTEQYLLEADI; encoded by the exons ATGCAGGAAGGGGCATTAGGACCGTTTGTGTGCAGGGGCCCAGATGTGGAAACAAAGGGGCTGATCCAAGTgctgaattctctttttttcttcagggtCATGAAGCTGGAAGCCAGCTGTGGCACAGCCACCTCAGAGGGCCCTAAGCCGGAAAAGGAGACTGCCCGAGATGCACAGCCAAGCTCTGAAATCCAGccacaggaggtggaggccgaGCCCAGGTCGGGATCGGGGCCTGAG GCTGAGGCCGAGCCATTGGACTTCGTGGTGGCCACGGAACGGGAGTTTGAGGAAGTGCTGGCCATCTCGGGGGGCATCTACGGCGGCCTGGACTACCTTCCTAGCCGCTACCACAGCTGGCTCCGGGACCCCGACCGCACGGTGGTGCTGGCCAAGCGCAATGGAGGCGTG ATTGCCCTGGAGTCGGTGAACGTGATCGACGCCGGGGAGACGGCGCTGGTGGAGGGGCTGCGCGTGGCGCCCTGGGAGCGCGGGAAGGGCGTGGCCGGGCTGCTGCAGCGCTTCTGCTCGCAGCTGGTCAAGCGACAGCACCCGGGGGTCAAGGTGGCACGGCTCACCCGGGATGACCAGCTGGGCCCCCGGGAGCTGAAGAAATACCGCCTAATCACCAAGCAG GGCATCCTTTTGGTCCGATTCAACGCGTCCGCGCTGCTGGCCGGGCTGGGCGCGCGGCTGGCGGCGCTGCGGACCTCTGGCACCTTCTCGCCGCTGCCCACCGAGACCGTATCCGAGGCAGGCGGCGACGTGGCACGCCTCCTGCTGTCGCCCTCCGTGCAGCGCGACGTGCTTCCGGGCGGGACCATCATCCAAGACTGGCAGCCCTACCGGCCGAGCGAAAGCAACCTGCGCCTGCTGGCGGCCAAGGGCCTGGAGTGGCGCGTGGACAGCCGCGCGCGCCCGCGCGTGCTCACGCTGTGCACGCGCCCCTTCCCCATCCCGCACGGAGGGGACGGCACTTGGCGCTATCTCAACATCGACGCCTTCGGTAGCGACGGCGCTCAGGTGCAGAGCCAGCTGCTGTGGCACCTGCAGCGCCAGGCCCCGCGCCTCGCCGGCCTCAACGTCATGTGCCAGCTCTTCCTGGAGCCCCAGCTGTGGTCACAGCTGGCTGACTTCTGCCAGGCcgggctggggctggagctggTGAAGGGTTATACTGAACAGTACCTGCTGGAGGCCGACATCTGA
- the NAT16 gene encoding probable N-acetyltransferase 16 isoform X2, translating into MKLEASCGTATSEGPKPEKETARDAQPSSEIQPQEVEAEPRSGSGPEAEAEPLDFVVATEREFEEVLAISGGIYGGLDYLPSRYHSWLRDPDRTVVLAKRNGGVIALESVNVIDAGETALVEGLRVAPWERGKGVAGLLQRFCSQLVKRQHPGVKVARLTRDDQLGPRELKKYRLITKQGILLVRFNASALLAGLGARLAALRTSGTFSPLPTETVSEAGGDVARLLLSPSVQRDVLPGGTIIQDWQPYRPSESNLRLLAAKGLEWRVDSRARPRVLTLCTRPFPIPHGGDGTWRYLNIDAFGSDGAQVQSQLLWHLQRQAPRLAGLNVMCQLFLEPQLWSQLADFCQAGLGLELVKGYTEQYLLEADI; encoded by the exons ATGAAGCTGGAAGCCAGCTGTGGCACAGCCACCTCAGAGGGCCCTAAGCCGGAAAAGGAGACTGCCCGAGATGCACAGCCAAGCTCTGAAATCCAGccacaggaggtggaggccgaGCCCAGGTCGGGATCGGGGCCTGAG GCTGAGGCCGAGCCATTGGACTTCGTGGTGGCCACGGAACGGGAGTTTGAGGAAGTGCTGGCCATCTCGGGGGGCATCTACGGCGGCCTGGACTACCTTCCTAGCCGCTACCACAGCTGGCTCCGGGACCCCGACCGCACGGTGGTGCTGGCCAAGCGCAATGGAGGCGTG ATTGCCCTGGAGTCGGTGAACGTGATCGACGCCGGGGAGACGGCGCTGGTGGAGGGGCTGCGCGTGGCGCCCTGGGAGCGCGGGAAGGGCGTGGCCGGGCTGCTGCAGCGCTTCTGCTCGCAGCTGGTCAAGCGACAGCACCCGGGGGTCAAGGTGGCACGGCTCACCCGGGATGACCAGCTGGGCCCCCGGGAGCTGAAGAAATACCGCCTAATCACCAAGCAG GGCATCCTTTTGGTCCGATTCAACGCGTCCGCGCTGCTGGCCGGGCTGGGCGCGCGGCTGGCGGCGCTGCGGACCTCTGGCACCTTCTCGCCGCTGCCCACCGAGACCGTATCCGAGGCAGGCGGCGACGTGGCACGCCTCCTGCTGTCGCCCTCCGTGCAGCGCGACGTGCTTCCGGGCGGGACCATCATCCAAGACTGGCAGCCCTACCGGCCGAGCGAAAGCAACCTGCGCCTGCTGGCGGCCAAGGGCCTGGAGTGGCGCGTGGACAGCCGCGCGCGCCCGCGCGTGCTCACGCTGTGCACGCGCCCCTTCCCCATCCCGCACGGAGGGGACGGCACTTGGCGCTATCTCAACATCGACGCCTTCGGTAGCGACGGCGCTCAGGTGCAGAGCCAGCTGCTGTGGCACCTGCAGCGCCAGGCCCCGCGCCTCGCCGGCCTCAACGTCATGTGCCAGCTCTTCCTGGAGCCCCAGCTGTGGTCACAGCTGGCTGACTTCTGCCAGGCcgggctggggctggagctggTGAAGGGTTATACTGAACAGTACCTGCTGGAGGCCGACATCTGA